ATATATATCGCATAATATACATAACTTATGCCTGTTATTCAGTTTTGATTTTATCGTACTCTTTCAGCTTTCCAGCGTTTGCGGCTACATAATCGGCTATCAATTCCGACACTATATCACTTGCGCTCTGACGGTTCACATAGGCAATTTTCTGTAAAGCTCCGTAACTGCTCGGATAAAGAGCAAGGCTAACACGCTTTTTTGTTTCTCTCTCAACTGGCGGTCTGCCCTTTCCTGCTGGCTTATCCGCTTTCTTCTCGTCCTCTGTTGCTCCTGCTCCTATAATCGACTTAAACGCCGCTTCTTGGTCAAATTTTGCCTTTCCTGCCATTACTCCTGCTCTCCTTTCAGAAATTCCTCTATAAAGGCTTTGTAGTCCTCTGATACCGTTGATTTTTCTGCATAGTCAAATATATCTACCCTGTTCGCCTGTGCTTCTTCCACTGCTACTGCAGAACGGATATAGGTCTTATAAATCGGTGCAGAAATATACTGGCTCAACTGCTCCGTAAGTTCCTTTATCTGCTTGCTGATATTTGCCCTCGGATTGAAACGAGTAAACAAAATACCCGTTATCTTCACATTCGGGTTGCAATACTTCTGTACGCTCTTTACAGTTTCATTAAGCTGGTTAATTCCCGTAGTCGCAAATATTCCTGCCGTTGTAGGTATCAGAATATCACTTGCCGCTGTAAATGCGTTGACCGTCAGCACACCCAACGAGGGCGGCGTATCAACAATGATATAATCATAGTTATCCGATACGGCGGCAATCGCTTCTTTCAGCCTATGTTCCTTTCCTGTCTGTGAAAGCTCCTGTTCTGCTCCTGCAAGCATGATATTTGAGGGGATTATATCATATCCACCGTTCATGTGCTGGATCGTTTCCTCTGCGGTCACTTCCCGTTTCATCAGCTCATAAATAGTCGGTACGTTATAATTCACCGAACCGCAAGCAGAAGAAAGATTTCCCTGTGGGTCAAGGTCAATTCCCAGTACTTTATATCCCTTATCTGCTAACCCTGCGGTCAAGGCTTGTGAGGTTGTCGTTTTACCAACGCCCCCTTTTTGATTAGCCACAGCTACAATTCTCATAGGGTCACACTCCTTTACGTTTGTTGTATAACATATATAAGTTATATAATTTATATATGTTATTGTACCACCATAATTTATATATGTCAATCCTTTTCCATACAGATTTAAGCGATAAAAGAGAAAAGTCCTCACGGTGAGGACTTTTTTTACTCACCGTGAGTAAAAAAAGAGGGCGGTTGCCCGTCCCCCTTTCAATCTTCATAATGCCCTTTGCACGAAACAATATAGATTATCTCGTCTTTCTCATAGTAAACAATTCTGTTGGTATCATCAATACGCCTGCTCCACATACCGCTTAGATTTTCCTTTAGCGGTTCAGGCTTCCCGATACCCTCAAAGGTGCTTCTCTGAATATCCTTGATAAGTCCGTTAATTCTTTTCAGCGTTTTCTTATCCTGCGTCTGCCAATACAGATAATCACTCCACGCTCTATCTTCCCATAGCAACCTCATTAGTCCACCTCTATCAAGTCATGCTCTGCGAAATGGGCTTTGCCGTCCTTAATATCACTCACGATATTTTCCAAATAACGGATATTGCTATCAGAATAAAACGGGTCTACCGATACCTCAAAAGGAATACGCTTTTCTCTGCCTACTTTTTTAGCAAACACAGTGAACGCCGCACTCATGGAAAGACCTAATTCAGAACACGCCTGTTCCATGCTCTTTTTTACATCTGCGTCCAGCTTGAAATTAACATTAACTGCCTGTGACATATACAACACTCCTTTCTTACTTATAGTATATACAAGAACAAAGAAAAAGTAAAGAATATTTCTTTAATTTTTCTTTACTATTTATAGTATTTCCACCTCTCATATATTCATACAGCATAATAGCAATAACTTATTTTCTGTATTTATGTTATTGCTATTATGTATATTATTCGTTTGAATTTAATCACGGTGATTAACTCGGTCAACTCGCCCTATTCTCTGCAAATTCTCACAGCGAGAAAACACCGCCCGTAATTCTTCCGTGTCCAATCCTGCCGCTACGATCGGCTCTGCTGGTTTTAACTGCGTTTTTTCTTTTGCCGCTTCATAATATTTGTAAACTGTCTTTTTATCAAGTCCCGTGCCCCTTATAACATCACACTTTCTTGCCTCGGGATTTTCCCTCAAAAATGCTTCAACCACACTTTCTGCACTCGGTCTACCATTTTTGTTTCTCCACTCACCATTCGGGTAATCACTATCACGCAACAACGTAATTCTTTTTATATGCTCTGATTGTTTTCGTCCATTTCTTTTATTTCTCTCAATATGCAAATCTGTTAGATACTCAATATCTGAAATCTTAAAATTGTAATACTCCTTGCTATATACCTCTAATGCGCTCTCCACATCTTCTTCCGTCAATGGATTGTCATGCTCTATCAGTTTCAGCTTATCAAACACTTCATACATATCCGCTTTCAGCTTCTCTTTCGGCACATCACACTTACAAGCATAAATGACAAGACACATCAGATAATAGTATCTGTGACCGCCCGTAATCTCCCCTGCTCGGTTCAGCCACCAATTATACAGAGCGAAGCCCTGCTTGCCTTTTATGTCCCATTTCTTTTGCCGCTTGTTCTTCTCTACGACTACACGCTGATACCATTCGGGATAACTTTCCTTAGCCTGCTCCCTTGACATCTTAGATGGGGCAAAACGCCGATTCACATCAACCCTATTCTGCGGCTTCACATAGGAATTAAGATACTCTAACGTTACCCTACCGCCAATCTGAAACGCTTTCACTTCAACATCATACTTCGGGTTAATGCTCCCCACCATACGAAAACCTTGAACGATTGACTGATACTGCACTTTATCTTTCTTGGAAGTCGATTTATAGTCCCACATTCTAAAAGTAAGGTCATATTTCAAAGACTTCATTTGCAACTTGATATTCGGAAAAAGGTCTATCGCTTCTTCAAAAACGTAATACACATGAAGTCCCGTGCCACTCACTACAAGAAAAGTTGGAACAGGAAGTGTGCGAATATTTTCCGCTGGTTGTCCAAATCTTAACAACAAATTTTTTAATTCATACAATCCAACCCCGTCAAGGTCAATCGCCAGCGCATACATACGTTGAGCGTTCTCTAAATTATTCGCCCTACCTCGATACGCAATCCCACTACACAAAGTAGATGGGTTCTGCTCCACATAATTTATATAATCTTCTTTCCATGTATCTGAAAGCATTATGCGACGCCTTAATCTTCTCCTTGTCCCACTGTCTTTTTCATCGGTATAAAGATAAACTGCATTAGGCTTTTCATAGTGACTACACTGCTCCCCCTGCTTCTGATTATCGGGGAAAATATAATCATAAAAAGAGCAACCGTCCACCTCATCATAAAGCACATTCAAAACTTCCAATACTTCTATATACTCCTGCGGTGGTTCTTTCTTAGCCATAGTACAACACTTCCTTATTTACATGATATATATTATATATCTTATTTACATTATATAACATAAATAAGAAAAATGCAAGTTCCTTTTTACCGTTCTTCTACCTGCGTATCAAGATAATAAGTACATAAAGTCCTACTTACAGCCGTAGGGTGCATTTCCAAACCAACTGCACCAACCACCAGCACATAACCACTTTCCAACCATTGGTTC
The nucleotide sequence above comes from Clostridium sp. M62/1. Encoded proteins:
- a CDS encoding Txe/YoeB family addiction module toxin translates to MRLLWEDRAWSDYLYWQTQDKKTLKRINGLIKDIQRSTFEGIGKPEPLKENLSGMWSRRIDDTNRIVYYEKDEIIYIVSCKGHYED
- a CDS encoding type II toxin-antitoxin system RelB/DinJ family antitoxin → MSQAVNVNFKLDADVKKSMEQACSELGLSMSAAFTVFAKKVGREKRIPFEVSVDPFYSDSNIRYLENIVSDIKDGKAHFAEHDLIEVD
- a CDS encoding ParA family protein yields the protein MRIVAVANQKGGVGKTTTSQALTAGLADKGYKVLGIDLDPQGNLSSACGSVNYNVPTIYELMKREVTAEETIQHMNGGYDIIPSNIMLAGAEQELSQTGKEHRLKEAIAAVSDNYDYIIVDTPPSLGVLTVNAFTAASDILIPTTAGIFATTGINQLNETVKSVQKYCNPNVKITGILFTRFNPRANISKQIKELTEQLSQYISAPIYKTYIRSAVAVEEAQANRVDIFDYAEKSTVSEDYKAFIEEFLKGEQE